A single window of Streptomyces sp. NBC_00464 DNA harbors:
- a CDS encoding lipoate--protein ligase family protein produces MHGEYKVPGGKLVVVDLDVRGGALRDVRVAGDFFLEPDEAILTIDAALEGAPATTDTAGLAARIDAALPESTVMLGLTSEGVAVAVRRALAHATEWSDYDWQLIHDAPQSPALHMALDEVITAEVAAGLRPPTLRVWEWDSPAVIIGSFQSLRNEVDPAGVERHGVTVVRRISGGGAMFAEPSSTITYSLAVPQSLVSGLSFADSYAYLDDWVLEALGDMGIKAWYQPLNDIATEVGKIAGAAQKRMVGPDGGPGAVLHHVTMSYDIDADKMLDVLRIGKEKMSDKGTKSAKKRVDPLRRQTGLPREAVIERMIESFRGRHGLSRGAVTPQELARAEELVRTKFATAEWTARVP; encoded by the coding sequence GTGCACGGTGAGTACAAGGTCCCCGGCGGCAAGCTGGTCGTGGTGGACCTGGACGTCCGGGGCGGGGCGCTGCGCGACGTACGAGTGGCGGGCGACTTCTTCCTGGAGCCGGACGAGGCGATCCTGACGATCGACGCGGCGCTGGAGGGAGCCCCGGCCACCACCGACACCGCCGGCCTGGCCGCCCGCATCGACGCGGCCCTCCCGGAGTCGACGGTGATGCTCGGACTCACGTCGGAAGGTGTCGCCGTCGCCGTGCGCCGGGCACTGGCGCATGCCACGGAGTGGAGCGACTACGACTGGCAGCTCATCCACGACGCCCCGCAGTCCCCCGCGCTCCACATGGCTCTCGACGAGGTCATCACGGCCGAGGTCGCCGCGGGCCTGCGGCCGCCGACGCTCCGGGTGTGGGAGTGGGACTCCCCCGCGGTGATCATCGGCAGCTTCCAGTCCCTGCGCAACGAGGTCGACCCGGCGGGCGTCGAACGCCACGGCGTCACGGTGGTCCGGCGCATCTCCGGGGGCGGCGCGATGTTCGCGGAACCGAGCAGCACCATCACGTACTCGCTCGCGGTGCCCCAGTCCCTCGTCTCCGGCCTCTCCTTCGCCGACAGTTACGCGTACCTCGACGACTGGGTGCTGGAAGCTCTCGGCGACATGGGGATCAAGGCCTGGTACCAGCCGCTCAACGACATCGCGACCGAGGTCGGGAAGATCGCCGGTGCGGCGCAGAAGCGCATGGTGGGGCCGGACGGAGGCCCCGGCGCGGTACTGCACCACGTGACGATGTCGTACGACATCGACGCCGACAAGATGCTCGACGTCCTGCGCATCGGCAAGGAGAAGATGTCCGACAAGGGCACGAAGAGCGCCAAGAAGCGCGTCGACCCTCTGCGCCGGCAGACGGGTCTGCCCCGCGAGGCCGTCATCGAGCGGATGATCGAGTCGTTCCGCGGCCGGCACGGTCTCAGCCGGGGCGCGGTGACTCCGCAGGAGCTGGCCCGGGCCGAGGAGCTCGTCCGTACGAAGTTCGCCACCGCCGAGTGGACCGCACGGGTGCCGTAG